From Haloglomus litoreum, the proteins below share one genomic window:
- a CDS encoding citrate/2-methylcitrate synthase: protein MRRVLGLEDTIATDLLADRVPNRRLETNVEFYTAILLDGVGVPKALFTPTFAISRVGGWMAHALEQLGDNRLTAPAPDTSVNPGGPGFR, encoded by the coding sequence GTGCGGCGGGTTCTCGGACTCGAGGACACGATCGCCACGGACCTGCTCGCCGACCGAGTGCCGAACCGTCGACTGGAGACCAACGTCGAGTTCTACACCGCCATCCTGCTGGATGGGGTCGGTGTCCCGAAGGCGCTGTTCACGCCCACGTTCGCTATCTCACGGGTCGGGGGATGGATGGCCCACGCGCTGGAGCAGCTAGGCGACAACCGATTGACCGCCCCGGCTCCCGATACGTCGGTGAATCCGGGCGGACCTGGGTTCCGATAG
- a CDS encoding DsbA family oxidoreductase yields MSVGTTEPDRPTIVQLTDPMCTWCWGSEPIIRRVQTTLGEQVELNYVMGGLVEDFEEFYDPANDISSPGDVAPHWLEASAQHGMPVDTEIFETDPARSTYPASIAFTAARQQDPDLANRYLRRLREAYATEVRNVNRREEQISLAESVGLDVDAFTEALDDGTARTAFEEDLARTREAGVRAFPTYRIIGPAGGRQVAGFTPYEDLVGTLLEMAPSLEPTSPPPIQEFIDEYGPVATREVAAVYQLDPGKARQVLQSLVDEGNVIEDTRGNGSFWMTPTGGDD; encoded by the coding sequence ATGTCGGTAGGAACCACCGAACCCGACAGGCCGACTATCGTCCAGTTGACCGACCCGATGTGTACGTGGTGCTGGGGTTCAGAGCCCATCATCCGCCGCGTGCAGACGACCCTCGGAGAGCAGGTCGAACTGAACTACGTGATGGGCGGCCTCGTTGAGGACTTCGAGGAGTTCTACGACCCGGCGAACGACATCTCCTCCCCTGGTGATGTCGCACCGCACTGGCTCGAGGCGTCTGCCCAGCACGGGATGCCGGTCGACACGGAGATCTTCGAGACCGACCCAGCCCGATCGACCTATCCCGCCAGCATCGCGTTCACAGCCGCCCGACAGCAGGATCCCGATCTCGCCAATCGGTACCTCCGCCGGCTCCGGGAAGCGTACGCGACCGAAGTCCGCAACGTGAATCGGCGCGAGGAGCAGATATCGTTGGCCGAGTCAGTCGGACTCGATGTCGACGCGTTCACCGAGGCGCTGGACGACGGAACGGCCCGGACCGCGTTCGAGGAAGACCTCGCCCGAACTCGCGAGGCCGGGGTCCGAGCCTTCCCGACCTACCGGATCATCGGGCCGGCAGGTGGCCGACAGGTGGCTGGATTCACCCCCTACGAGGACCTGGTTGGGACACTCCTCGAGATGGCACCGTCGCTGGAGCCGACCTCTCCACCACCGATTCAGGAGTTCATCGACGAGTACGGGCCCGTCGCGACGCGAGAGGTCGCGGCGGTCTACCAGCTCGACCCTGGCAAGGCTCGGCAGGTGCTCCAGTCCCTCGTCGACGAGGGGAACGTGATCGAAGACACCCGCGGAAACGGGTCGTTCTGGATGACACCGACCGGGGGTGACGACTGA
- a CDS encoding tyrosine-type recombinase/integrase, with protein MSEDLEALGPREAVELYLEAKQDDLAEATLEGQSYRLDAFVQWCSEQHLENLNQLTGRDLYAYRVWRREGNGHGRDPVKPVTLRGQLATLKAFLRFCGDIEAVPPDLHDKVPLPTLDAGEDVSESTLDPERAEQILDYLGRYQYASRNHVIMLLLWRTGCRIGGIRALDLRDVDLESEEPAVHFVHRPPETPLKNGERGNRWNRIGEYVAKVLRDYIEHNREDVRDEQGRAPLVTTTAGRPATSTIRNTLYRVTRPCWRNAGCPHDRNIEECEATRIESASKCPSSRSPHDARSGRVTYYRRNETPRQVVEDRLNASEDILDKHYDRRSNRERAEQRSEYLPDQ; from the coding sequence ATGAGTGAGGACCTCGAGGCACTCGGCCCGCGGGAAGCCGTCGAGCTGTATCTCGAGGCGAAACAGGACGACCTCGCCGAGGCCACACTGGAGGGCCAGAGCTATCGCCTGGATGCGTTCGTCCAGTGGTGCAGCGAGCAGCACCTCGAGAACCTCAACCAGCTCACCGGCCGAGACCTGTATGCCTACCGTGTGTGGCGCCGCGAGGGCAACGGGCACGGCCGGGATCCGGTCAAGCCGGTCACGCTTCGTGGCCAGCTTGCGACGCTGAAGGCCTTCCTGCGGTTCTGTGGTGACATCGAGGCGGTGCCACCGGACCTGCATGATAAGGTCCCGCTCCCGACCCTGGATGCCGGCGAGGACGTGAGTGAGTCCACGCTCGACCCGGAACGTGCCGAGCAGATTCTCGATTATCTCGGGCGCTACCAGTACGCCAGCCGCAACCACGTCATCATGCTGCTCCTGTGGCGGACGGGCTGTCGCATCGGTGGCATCCGGGCGCTGGACCTTCGCGATGTCGACCTCGAGAGCGAGGAGCCCGCGGTCCACTTCGTCCACCGGCCGCCGGAGACGCCGCTGAAGAACGGCGAGCGCGGGAACCGCTGGAATCGCATCGGCGAGTACGTCGCGAAGGTCCTCCGCGATTACATCGAGCACAACCGCGAGGACGTCCGCGACGAGCAGGGCCGGGCGCCGCTCGTGACCACCACCGCCGGCCGGCCGGCAACCTCGACCATCCGGAACACGCTCTATCGAGTGACCCGCCCCTGCTGGCGCAACGCTGGCTGCCCCCACGACCGGAACATCGAGGAGTGCGAGGCAACCCGTATCGAGAGCGCCAGCAAGTGCCCCTCGTCGCGGTCACCACACGACGCGCGAAGCGGTCGGGTGACGTACTATCGGCGGAACGAGACCCCCCGCCAAGTGGTCGAAGATCGGCTCAACGCAAGCGAGGATATTCTGGACAAGCACTACGACCGGCGAAGCAACCGAGAGCGGGCTGAGCAGCGCAGTGAGTACCTTCCAGACCAATGA
- a CDS encoding J domain-containing protein, with product MADATESELDWPPGFERTPPEEREPYPHGFRVTRAEAFDSILAELELMDAVNIRIETAAPHTQTHPHRPYADRDPADPGVVVYCDLDGQGVAFPCDRWASLRDNARAIAKYLDAKRALDRYGVQTVGSEFETQALPEPDEAVATGPPPHEVLGVAPDAPEAVVRGAARARKKETHPDNGGSTEAFQRVIAAEEAMCDE from the coding sequence ATGGCCGACGCCACCGAGAGCGAGTTAGACTGGCCGCCGGGATTCGAGCGCACGCCGCCCGAAGAGCGCGAGCCGTACCCACACGGGTTCCGTGTCACTCGGGCCGAGGCGTTCGACTCGATTCTCGCCGAGCTCGAACTGATGGACGCGGTCAACATTCGCATCGAGACCGCGGCCCCACACACACAGACGCACCCGCACCGGCCGTACGCGGATCGGGACCCCGCGGATCCGGGCGTCGTGGTCTACTGTGACCTCGACGGGCAGGGCGTGGCCTTCCCCTGTGACCGCTGGGCCAGCCTTCGGGACAACGCGCGGGCCATCGCGAAGTACCTCGACGCGAAACGGGCACTCGACCGGTACGGCGTCCAGACGGTGGGCTCGGAGTTCGAGACCCAGGCCCTGCCCGAGCCCGATGAGGCGGTCGCCACGGGCCCACCACCCCACGAGGTACTCGGCGTCGCGCCGGATGCCCCCGAGGCGGTCGTGAGAGGCGCCGCACGCGCTCGGAAGAAGGAAACCCACCCGGACAACGGCGGCTCCACCGAGGCGTTCCAGCGGGTCATCGCGGCCGAGGAGGCGATGTGCGATGAGTGA